In a single window of the Candidatus Neomarinimicrobiota bacterium genome:
- a CDS encoding protein-L-isoaspartate(D-aspartate) O-methyltransferase codes for MRSKADLTALRHRMVAEQIRGRGIKDPRILNAMETIPRHLFVPYTKPKDTYRDGPLPIGQGQTISQPYITAYMTELLQTQPTDRVLEIGTGSGYQAALLSFLCAEVYSIEIIAAHYVRSHKILERLQYKNVHLRMGDGCEGWPEAAPFNGIVVTAAAKGNVPTPLLKQLADGGRLVIPIGRSLFDQQLVVYTRQKDEVIKREDLAVRFVPLVEGKPEAPEIEL; via the coding sequence ATGCGAAGCAAAGCTGATCTGACGGCCCTCCGGCATCGCATGGTTGCAGAACAGATTCGTGGCCGGGGAATCAAGGACCCGCGCATTCTCAATGCCATGGAGACCATTCCCCGGCACCTTTTCGTCCCCTACACCAAACCCAAAGACACCTACCGCGACGGGCCGCTGCCCATCGGACAGGGCCAGACCATCTCCCAACCCTACATCACCGCCTATATGACCGAGCTCCTCCAGACGCAGCCGACCGACCGGGTGCTGGAGATCGGTACCGGCTCCGGCTACCAGGCGGCCCTGCTGAGCTTCCTGTGCGCCGAAGTCTACTCCATCGAGATCATCGCCGCCCACTATGTCCGGTCACACAAGATCCTGGAACGATTGCAGTACAAGAACGTCCATTTGAGAATGGGCGACGGCTGTGAAGGCTGGCCCGAGGCAGCTCCCTTCAACGGCATCGTGGTGACCGCCGCCGCCAAAGGCAACGTACCCACCCCCCTGCTCAAACAGCTAGCTGATGGCGGTCGCCTGGTCATACCCATCGGGAGGTCGCTGTTCGACCAGCAGCTGGTGGTCTACACCCGCCAGAAAGACGAGGTCATCAAGCGAGAGGACCTGGCCGTGCGATTTGTGCCGCTGGTGGAAGGGAAACCGGAGGCGCCCGAGATCGAACTTTGA
- a CDS encoding PspC domain-containing protein codes for MQKLYRSRTDQKIAGICGGLGEIYHFDANLIRLALVFVGLVTQIVPAVVTYLVAWIILPEKPPEAGQ; via the coding sequence ATGCAGAAGCTTTACCGCTCACGGACGGATCAGAAAATCGCCGGCATCTGCGGCGGGCTGGGTGAAATTTATCATTTTGATGCCAACTTGATTCGCCTCGCACTGGTGTTCGTCGGGCTGGTGACTCAGATCGTACCGGCGGTGGTGACCTACCTGGTCGCCTGGATTATCCTGCCGGAAAAGCCGCCGGAAGCGGGCCAGTGA
- a CDS encoding ubiquinone/menaquinone biosynthesis methyltransferase: MTRIMHRGEEKRRFIRRMFGEIAHHYDFLNRLLSLRMDVRWRRRLAGSIKVQPGDRILDLACGTGDVARHIGQRQPECLVVGADPVPGMLSKARNKFPPLIPVCCESENLPFPDNIFQAVTVAFGVRNFSYLKEGLQEIYRVMTAGGRLGILEFALPEKGPLRGFYRWYLTTLLPGLGALFSRGYAYRYLPDSIYNFPAPGEFMELLATAGFSRIITEQFLGGVVWTYCGWKR; the protein is encoded by the coding sequence ATGACCCGCATTATGCATCGCGGTGAGGAGAAGCGGCGCTTCATCCGACGAATGTTCGGCGAAATCGCCCACCACTACGACTTTCTGAATCGGCTGCTCAGCCTGAGGATGGACGTTCGCTGGCGGCGGCGTCTCGCAGGGTCCATCAAGGTACAGCCGGGCGACCGGATATTGGATCTGGCGTGTGGCACGGGTGATGTGGCCAGGCATATCGGGCAGCGTCAGCCGGAATGCCTGGTTGTGGGCGCTGATCCGGTACCAGGCATGCTGTCCAAGGCCCGAAATAAATTCCCGCCCCTCATCCCGGTCTGCTGTGAGAGCGAAAACCTGCCTTTCCCGGACAATATTTTCCAGGCGGTCACCGTAGCCTTCGGCGTGCGCAACTTCAGTTACCTGAAGGAGGGGCTGCAGGAGATCTATCGGGTCATGACAGCCGGCGGCCGGCTCGGGATCCTGGAATTCGCCCTCCCTGAGAAGGGGCCCTTACGGGGATTCTATCGCTGGTACCTCACGACACTGCTGCCCGGCCTGGGGGCCCTGTTCAGCCGGGGCTATGCCTACCGGTACCTGCCGGACTCGATCTATAACTTTCCCGCCCCCGGAGAATTCATGGAGCTCCTGGCGACGGCGGGTTTTAGCCGGATAATCACGGAACAGTTCCTGGGTGGGGTGGTGTGGACTTACTGCGGGTGGAAACGATGA
- a CDS encoding UbiA family prenyltransferase, with amino-acid sequence MTRPITDTTEELDRKIGAILDEADRMFIATSVDGNSSGASVFFARDGHDLVFFTFNPTRKAEQIRANPRVQLVIWPQGQEGIRSLQIDGLCTKIKNPEEQRKAKELLLQTTTAFQEYMEDEFLLKNKVVGYYRVQPTVIKYVDFHADEKFEWREYPENQAGPFEAMILSFLRRFRLWVRAVRAPFFTATLVPVVLGGVIAFRYVSSVGAPEAWHWPTFWLVLVGALLAQAGTNMANDYFDHTTRNDEVNNVFSPFNGGSRTIQSGLIAPWKMLLAAMLSFLGTIIIGLKLNTALTGSPFGIGPLLVIGIIGVALGLFYTMRPIQLGYRGVGEIAIALGFGPVMVLGTHFVMTAPHLQATGSTWVWQSPLLASLPVGILIMLVVWINQFQDVPADRLVGKYTWVVRLADTGGTLTRYERPLRYYAAFNMLGFAIILAIGVIGFVQPSIATPFALIALLPAVLMLNAIKWGRMWIARWNQPDADRQRLPYELLKVNVSTIGVHFLTGLLLVLGYWLDTLV; translated from the coding sequence ATGACTCGACCTATTACTGATACCACAGAAGAACTTGACCGGAAGATCGGTGCCATCCTTGACGAGGCCGACCGCATGTTCATCGCCACGTCAGTGGACGGCAACAGTTCCGGGGCATCGGTCTTTTTCGCCCGGGATGGTCACGACCTGGTGTTTTTCACCTTCAACCCGACGCGCAAGGCCGAGCAAATCCGGGCCAATCCGCGGGTGCAGCTGGTGATCTGGCCGCAGGGGCAGGAAGGCATCCGCAGCCTGCAGATCGACGGCCTGTGCACCAAGATTAAGAATCCGGAGGAGCAACGCAAAGCCAAGGAACTGCTCCTCCAGACCACCACCGCCTTCCAGGAGTACATGGAGGATGAATTCCTTTTAAAAAACAAAGTGGTGGGGTATTACCGGGTGCAGCCCACGGTTATCAAGTATGTTGATTTCCACGCCGATGAGAAGTTCGAATGGCGGGAATATCCCGAGAACCAGGCCGGCCCCTTTGAAGCCATGATACTATCCTTTCTGCGGCGATTCAGGCTGTGGGTGCGGGCGGTGCGGGCGCCCTTCTTCACCGCCACCCTGGTGCCGGTGGTGCTGGGGGGAGTGATTGCCTTTCGTTATGTGTCCTCTGTTGGGGCGCCAGAAGCCTGGCATTGGCCTACTTTCTGGCTGGTGCTGGTAGGTGCGCTACTGGCCCAGGCCGGCACCAACATGGCAAACGACTACTTCGATCACACCACCCGCAACGACGAAGTCAACAACGTCTTCAGCCCCTTCAATGGGGGCAGTCGCACGATCCAATCCGGGCTGATCGCCCCCTGGAAAATGCTCCTGGCGGCCATGCTCAGCTTTCTGGGGACTATCATCATCGGCTTGAAACTGAATACAGCTCTCACCGGTTCGCCCTTCGGTATCGGACCCTTGCTGGTGATCGGAATCATCGGCGTCGCGCTGGGTCTCTTTTATACCATGCGCCCCATTCAGCTGGGCTACCGCGGAGTAGGCGAAATAGCCATTGCGCTCGGGTTCGGCCCGGTTATGGTCTTAGGCACCCACTTCGTTATGACCGCACCCCACCTCCAGGCCACGGGGAGTACGTGGGTTTGGCAATCACCCCTGCTGGCTTCCCTGCCCGTGGGCATCCTGATCATGCTGGTGGTATGGATCAACCAGTTCCAGGACGTTCCCGCCGACAGGCTGGTCGGCAAATATACCTGGGTGGTGCGCCTGGCGGATACCGGCGGGACCCTGACCCGCTACGAGCGGCCCCTGCGCTACTATGCCGCCTTTAACATGCTCGGCTTCGCCATTATCCTGGCCATCGGTGTTATCGGCTTCGTGCAGCCGTCCATCGCGACCCCCTTTGCCCTGATAGCGCTGCTGCCGGCCGTGCTGATGCTTAATGCCATCAAGTGGGGCCGAATGTGGATCGCCAGGTGGAACCAACCCGATGCCGACCGGCAAAGGCTGCCGTATGAGCTGCTTAAAGTGAATGTCTCTACCATCGGGGTACATTTCCTGACGGGGTTGCTGTTGGTGCTCGGGTACTGGCTGGACACACTAGTCTAG
- a CDS encoding TolB family protein encodes MSVVSKLRRLIIMTGLGVLGLPTWLLVWVGCGGQQETPAIRIEGVELPTRIVPGFYSAAEAYFSPDGRRLILNARLIEQEEEYHVYTVNLDGTDIRRINSLGADACSYYFPDGQRLIFTSTRDNLRLPEGDYSDPANYPTGAELYSCRLNGSDLRRLTRNQLYEAEVSLSPDGQWVLFGRMIAGRMDLWRMRPDGSDEFQITNTPDLQEGGAFYLPDSRHIIFRAWDIADQGQRGMPMTIYTINHDGTDLRQITYEEGVNWAPHPSPDSVHFVFVKLLPPHNFEVYLMNMETSRQTRLTYNDAFDGFPSFSPDAHTICFSSSRDMSEGSRRMAIHLMDIQSLLQ; translated from the coding sequence ATGAGTGTCGTATCAAAATTAAGGCGATTGATAATAATGACCGGGCTGGGTGTACTTGGTCTCCCGACATGGTTACTGGTATGGGTTGGCTGCGGCGGGCAGCAAGAGACCCCGGCCATCAGGATTGAAGGTGTGGAGCTGCCTACACGGATTGTGCCCGGCTTTTATTCGGCGGCTGAGGCTTATTTCTCCCCTGATGGCCGGCGACTGATCCTCAACGCCCGGCTCATCGAGCAAGAAGAGGAATATCACGTCTACACCGTGAACCTGGACGGCACCGATATCCGGCGCATCAACAGCCTGGGCGCTGATGCCTGCTCCTATTACTTCCCCGATGGCCAGCGCCTGATCTTCACTTCGACCCGCGATAACCTCCGCCTCCCCGAGGGTGATTACTCTGACCCGGCTAACTACCCCACCGGCGCCGAGCTGTACTCCTGTCGTCTTAACGGCTCAGACCTGCGCCGCCTTACACGCAATCAGCTCTACGAGGCCGAGGTCTCACTCTCCCCCGACGGCCAGTGGGTGCTGTTCGGGCGGATGATCGCTGGCAGGATGGACCTGTGGCGCATGCGCCCCGATGGCTCCGACGAATTCCAGATCACCAACACGCCTGACCTCCAGGAAGGCGGGGCCTTCTACCTGCCCGACAGCAGGCACATCATCTTCCGGGCCTGGGACATCGCCGATCAGGGCCAGCGGGGCATGCCCATGACCATCTACACCATCAACCACGACGGCACTGATCTGCGGCAGATCACCTACGAGGAAGGCGTCAACTGGGCCCCACACCCCTCGCCTGATAGTGTCCACTTCGTGTTCGTGAAGCTGCTGCCGCCCCACAACTTCGAGGTCTACCTCATGAACATGGAGACCAGCCGGCAGACGCGCCTGACCTACAACGACGCCTTCGACGGCTTCCCCTCCTTCTCCCCTGATGCCCATACCATCTGCTTCTCCTCCAGCCGCGACATGTCCGAAGGCAGCCGGAGAATGGCTATCCACCTGATGGATATCCAGAGCCTGCTGCAGTAG
- a CDS encoding aminotransferase class V-fold PLP-dependent enzyme — MSQPEVTTELSDLSGGQTGLRGQALLRRIARDFIGLDTAYPIATGETTRRVYLDSNATTLMMGAAHRAMAAFLGHYANTHSLLHNSARMATRAYAWAHERILRFVKADPQQYTCFFTGSGATAGINRLARVFRDIRPDRDTVLISIMEHHSNDLPHRKHLGRVIHLPVAARPDGMGCVDTSALEKMLKTERERVNYVAITGVSNVTGIINPIHKIARLAHEHGALVLVDGAQMVAHIPVQVSSHDDPLENLDALVFSGHKTYVPGSPGVVVARKEHLARIEPEEVGGGMVDRVFVERYTVSPNFPDREEAGTPNIVGAIGLATTIEVLDRIGMDFLLEEESRLIDYSLEGLKSIPGVLVYGSTDTKTCPRAASISFNVEGVHHSMVTAILNDYHNIAVRNECFCAHPYVIEMIPDQAAEYVAMSDEELAASYKPKPGMVRASFGLYTTAEDVDALVAALKDIVKNQDTYMPRYRLGPSDHEYRHTTFAFDPDERFSVPRLVDKILRGFIDNKSS; from the coding sequence ATGAGCCAGCCTGAAGTGACTACTGAGCTGTCCGACCTGTCCGGCGGCCAGACGGGTCTGCGCGGCCAAGCCCTTCTGCGCCGCATCGCCCGGGACTTCATCGGCCTGGATACTGCCTATCCCATCGCCACCGGCGAGACCACCCGCCGCGTCTATCTGGACTCCAACGCTACCACCCTGATGATGGGCGCGGCCCACCGCGCCATGGCCGCCTTTTTGGGGCACTACGCCAACACCCACAGCCTGCTGCACAACAGCGCCCGGATGGCTACCCGCGCCTATGCCTGGGCCCACGAGCGCATCCTCCGGTTCGTCAAGGCGGACCCGCAGCAGTATACCTGCTTCTTCACCGGCAGCGGCGCCACGGCCGGGATCAACCGTTTGGCCCGGGTCTTCCGGGATATTCGGCCGGATCGCGATACCGTGCTGATCTCCATCATGGAGCACCACTCCAATGACCTGCCCCACCGCAAGCACCTGGGGCGGGTGATCCACCTGCCGGTTGCCGCACGTCCGGACGGCATGGGCTGCGTGGATACCAGTGCCCTGGAAAAGATGCTGAAGACCGAACGAGAACGGGTGAACTATGTAGCCATTACCGGGGTCAGTAACGTGACCGGCATCATCAATCCCATCCATAAGATCGCCCGCCTGGCCCACGAGCACGGCGCCCTGGTGCTGGTGGACGGTGCCCAGATGGTGGCCCATATCCCGGTGCAGGTCTCCAGCCACGACGATCCACTGGAGAACCTCGATGCCTTGGTGTTTTCCGGCCACAAGACCTACGTGCCCGGTTCGCCGGGGGTGGTGGTGGCTCGCAAGGAGCACCTGGCCCGGATCGAGCCGGAAGAGGTGGGCGGCGGTATGGTGGACCGGGTGTTCGTCGAGCGCTATACCGTATCCCCCAATTTTCCCGACCGGGAAGAAGCCGGCACACCCAATATTGTCGGGGCCATCGGCCTGGCCACCACCATTGAGGTGCTGGACCGCATTGGTATGGACTTCCTGCTGGAGGAGGAGAGCCGGCTCATTGACTATTCCCTGGAGGGCCTCAAGTCCATCCCTGGCGTCTTGGTCTACGGCTCCACCGATACCAAAACCTGTCCCAGGGCGGCGTCCATTTCCTTTAACGTTGAGGGCGTCCACCATTCCATGGTGACGGCCATCCTCAACGACTATCACAACATCGCCGTGCGCAACGAGTGCTTCTGCGCCCATCCCTACGTCATCGAGATGATCCCCGACCAGGCCGCCGAGTATGTGGCCATGAGCGATGAGGAGCTGGCCGCGTCGTATAAACCCAAGCCGGGGATGGTACGGGCCAGCTTCGGACTCTACACTACTGCTGAAGATGTGGATGCGCTGGTGGCGGCCCTCAAAGATATTGTCAAAAACCAGGACACCTACATGCCCCGCTACCGGCTGGGACCCTCCGACCACGAGTACCGGCACACTACCTTTGCCTTTGACCCGGACGAGCGCTTCTCCGTCCCGCGCCTGGTGGATAAGATTTTGAGAGGTTTCATTGATAATAAGTCAAGTTAA
- the ligA gene encoding NAD-dependent DNA ligase LigA translates to MTDSHRRRIEDLRRQIEEHNVRYYVYDSPTISDAEYDALMRELEALEAVHPELITPDSPTQRVGAEPQSELATVGHRVPMLSLENAMDAAELQAFNDRVRRELRLTGPIDYVCEPKLDGVAVELVYEAGRLIQGSTRGDGVTGEDITANLRTIRAIPLTLHPGTAIPRLLEVRGEVFMTQEGFEALNRQRAAAGEPLFANPRNSAAGSLRQLDPRITAARPLRIYSYGLGSLEGITFSTQQQFLEALPGWGLPVNPEYRLCAGIEEVLEFYRELETRRQDLSYDIDGLVVKVNDFSLQTELGERSRSPRWAIAGKFAAQQATTMVEDIEASVGRTGAVTPVAHLHPVNVGGVTVSRATLHNQDDIERKGVRIGDTVLVQRAGDVIPEVVKVITEKRPPGSRPYRLPANCPVCGHLLYRPPDEVVTRCVNLACPAQVHGRFLHFVSKPAMDVDGLGEKIVEKLIVTGKVKSVVDIYRLTYDDLVNLEIERTVHTKTGAEDRMVALGDKVATKLLAAIEASKNTTFARLIYALGIRNVGEHLATVLERAFNGDMDRFLHTTPGELEAIYEVGPIVAEGIVRFIQDESNVAIIRALLDAGMRLGQPAAAPEAAQVFVGQTFVFTGALERMTRPEAEALVERLGGRAASSVSTKTSYVVAGPGAGSKLEKARSLGVTVLTEEEFLKLSSNYA, encoded by the coding sequence ATGACTGACTCCCACCGCCGCCGGATTGAAGACCTGCGCCGCCAGATCGAGGAGCATAACGTCCGCTACTACGTCTACGACAGCCCTACGATCTCCGATGCCGAATACGATGCCCTCATGCGGGAACTGGAGGCGCTGGAGGCGGTCCACCCCGAGCTGATCACCCCCGATTCACCCACCCAGCGGGTGGGAGCCGAGCCCCAGTCGGAGCTGGCCACTGTCGGTCACCGCGTGCCGATGCTCAGCCTCGAGAATGCCATGGATGCGGCGGAGCTGCAGGCCTTCAACGACCGCGTGCGCCGGGAGCTGCGCCTCACGGGACCGATCGATTACGTCTGCGAGCCGAAGCTGGACGGTGTGGCGGTGGAACTGGTCTATGAGGCAGGGCGGCTTATCCAGGGCTCTACTCGTGGCGACGGCGTCACCGGCGAGGATATCACCGCCAATCTGCGCACCATCCGGGCCATTCCCCTCACTCTGCACCCTGGCACGGCCATCCCCCGGCTGCTGGAAGTACGCGGCGAGGTTTTCATGACCCAGGAAGGCTTTGAGGCCCTCAACCGCCAGCGGGCGGCAGCGGGTGAGCCCCTGTTTGCGAATCCGCGCAACTCGGCCGCCGGCAGCCTCCGCCAGCTGGACCCACGCATCACCGCCGCGCGACCCCTGCGCATCTATTCCTATGGCCTGGGCAGCTTGGAGGGAATCACCTTCTCCACCCAACAGCAGTTCCTGGAAGCTCTGCCCGGGTGGGGCCTGCCGGTGAACCCGGAGTACCGCCTGTGCGCCGGGATTGAGGAGGTACTGGAGTTCTACCGCGAGCTGGAAACTCGCCGACAGGACCTTTCCTACGACATCGATGGCCTGGTGGTCAAGGTGAACGACTTCTCGCTTCAAACGGAGCTGGGTGAGCGCAGCCGCTCTCCCCGCTGGGCCATTGCCGGTAAGTTCGCGGCCCAGCAGGCCACCACCATGGTCGAGGACATCGAGGCCAGCGTGGGCCGCACCGGGGCCGTCACGCCGGTGGCCCATTTACATCCCGTTAATGTCGGCGGCGTTACCGTCAGTCGGGCCACCCTCCATAACCAGGATGATATCGAGCGCAAGGGTGTGAGAATCGGGGATACCGTCCTGGTCCAGCGGGCCGGAGATGTCATCCCTGAGGTGGTGAAGGTGATCACGGAGAAACGGCCGCCAGGAAGCAGGCCATATCGCCTTCCTGCCAACTGCCCCGTGTGTGGCCACCTGCTCTACCGCCCACCCGATGAGGTGGTAACCCGCTGCGTGAACCTGGCCTGCCCCGCGCAGGTGCACGGCCGCTTCCTGCACTTCGTCTCCAAACCGGCCATGGACGTCGACGGCCTTGGCGAGAAGATCGTTGAAAAGCTCATCGTCACCGGAAAGGTAAAATCGGTGGTGGATATTTACCGGCTGACCTATGATGATCTGGTCAATCTGGAGATTGAGCGCACGGTTCATACGAAAACTGGTGCCGAAGATCGAATGGTGGCTCTGGGCGACAAGGTGGCTACCAAGCTCCTGGCCGCCATTGAGGCTTCCAAGAACACCACCTTCGCCCGGCTGATCTACGCCCTGGGCATCCGCAACGTGGGGGAACACCTGGCCACAGTGCTGGAGCGGGCCTTCAATGGGGACATGGATCGCTTCCTGCATACAACACCGGGGGAACTGGAAGCCATCTATGAGGTAGGCCCTATTGTCGCCGAGGGCATTGTGCGTTTCATTCAGGATGAGTCCAACGTGGCTATCATCCGGGCTCTGCTGGATGCGGGGATGAGACTGGGTCAGCCTGCAGCCGCTCCGGAAGCGGCCCAGGTCTTCGTCGGCCAGACCTTCGTTTTCACCGGTGCCCTGGAGCGCATGACCCGCCCGGAGGCCGAGGCCCTGGTGGAGCGCCTGGGCGGTCGGGCCGCCTCATCGGTGAGCACAAAGACCAGCTACGTGGTAGCCGGACCAGGTGCCGGCTCCAAACTGGAAAAAGCCCGCAGCCTGGGCGTAACGGTGCTGACGGAAGAGGAGTTCTTAAAACTCTCGTCTAATTACGCATAG
- the rlmD gene encoding 23S rRNA (uracil(1939)-C(5))-methyltransferase RlmD, which produces MKEVPATTTNRPDVTPLQKGEILELTIDSLAYGGKGVARHDGFVVFVERALPGQRVRARILKRRKGFAEARLEDVLQPSPHAVEPQCPHFGVCGGCATQNYAYEKQLEQKQAQVGDLFARLGGFTDIAVQPIIGCRETYHYRNKMEFTFSPQPWIIDLEDAGSASSWALGLHVPGRFDKVLDIHECWLQQPVASAVLQRVKSKVEELGLEPYDIKTHTGFLRNLVIRTAGTAPDSLQVMVNLVTSREEPQRLKPLADDVVADFPQVVSVVNNVNTRKAAVAYGEWEIVLHGKPTITEDLRGLSFDISANSFFQTNTRQAEVLYGLIQQACALTGEEVVYDLYSGTGTIAITLARHAKEAAGFEVVASAVEDAARNAMINEIYNARFFHADLSARYFTTQGQRLRRQLPPPDVIVADPPRAGMHPRLVEEVLALGPRKVVYLSCNPATQVRDVRRLCDGGYRLTALQPVDMFPHTPHVENICLLVR; this is translated from the coding sequence GTGAAGGAAGTACCAGCCACTACGACCAACCGGCCTGATGTCACACCGCTGCAGAAAGGTGAGATATTGGAGCTCACCATCGACAGTCTGGCTTATGGCGGCAAGGGGGTGGCCCGCCATGACGGCTTCGTTGTCTTTGTCGAGCGTGCGCTGCCGGGTCAGCGGGTAAGGGCGCGCATCCTCAAGCGGCGCAAGGGATTCGCCGAAGCCCGGCTGGAGGATGTTCTGCAGCCCTCGCCGCATGCCGTGGAGCCGCAGTGCCCCCACTTTGGCGTCTGCGGCGGTTGTGCGACACAGAATTATGCCTATGAAAAGCAGCTGGAGCAGAAACAGGCTCAGGTTGGGGACCTCTTTGCCCGCCTGGGGGGCTTTACTGATATAGCGGTACAACCCATCATCGGCTGCCGGGAGACCTACCACTACCGCAATAAGATGGAGTTCACCTTCTCCCCTCAACCCTGGATTATCGACCTCGAGGATGCCGGTAGCGCCTCCTCCTGGGCTCTGGGTCTCCATGTCCCCGGTCGGTTCGACAAGGTCCTGGATATCCACGAATGCTGGCTTCAGCAACCAGTGGCTAGCGCCGTGCTTCAGCGGGTCAAGAGCAAGGTGGAGGAGCTCGGTCTGGAGCCGTATGACATCAAGACCCACACCGGCTTCCTGCGCAATTTGGTCATCCGCACTGCTGGCACTGCACCGGATTCTCTGCAAGTGATGGTCAACCTGGTCACTTCCAGGGAAGAGCCCCAGCGTCTTAAACCGCTGGCAGATGATGTGGTGGCTGACTTTCCGCAAGTGGTGAGTGTGGTAAACAATGTCAACACCCGCAAGGCCGCCGTAGCCTACGGTGAGTGGGAGATTGTCCTGCACGGCAAGCCCACCATCACGGAAGATCTCCGGGGACTGTCGTTCGATATCTCCGCCAACTCCTTTTTCCAGACCAATACCCGGCAGGCCGAAGTCCTGTATGGGCTGATCCAGCAGGCCTGCGCCCTCACCGGCGAGGAAGTGGTCTACGACCTGTATAGTGGCACCGGTACGATCGCTATTACGCTGGCCCGTCATGCAAAGGAGGCAGCCGGTTTTGAGGTGGTCGCCTCAGCCGTGGAAGACGCAGCCCGTAACGCGATGATCAATGAGATCTATAACGCCCGCTTCTTTCATGCGGATCTCTCCGCCCGCTACTTCACTACCCAGGGCCAGCGCTTACGGCGGCAGCTGCCGCCGCCGGATGTCATCGTCGCCGATCCGCCCCGGGCCGGGATGCACCCCCGGCTTGTGGAGGAAGTCCTCGCGCTGGGTCCCCGGAAGGTGGTCTATTTGTCCTGTAATCCGGCGACCCAGGTGCGTGATGTGCGCCGGTTGTGCGATGGCGGCTACCGGCTAACAGCCCTGCAGCCGGTCGATATGTTCCCGCATACTCCTCACGTGGAGAACATCTGCCTGCTGGTGCGGTAG
- a CDS encoding TrkA family potassium uptake protein — protein sequence MIGIGQFFARHPLLRVFGLILLVAFIGGLGVFISEGKALGREIKSIPEAVWWAIVTMTTVGYGDYTPHSPFSRTLAVIVIFAGISLMAVLSGTVASRLVAKRLRANQGLTPIKVKDHIIICGWHHKIESLLNALLSVGGADSAFQIILVNEEHEDRMQSLKNQFGYTRIKYIRGEFTYEGTLKQAQLEHARAVIILPAEHATGVVSDEKTILATLTIKNMCPSAYVVAYVQDRNSITHVKRANADDVVLADDFSSFIVASHVLTPGIPQAVTKLLDSASPHHFRREPISGEFVGRPFEELFQHFRQKHGWITVALYHEEEQASLTDLLSADSSQLDAFIERKLRETGRDLFEGSHISVIVNPEPDRLIREGEGAIVIP from the coding sequence ATGATTGGTATCGGACAGTTCTTCGCCCGTCATCCCTTGCTCCGGGTGTTTGGGTTGATCTTGCTGGTCGCCTTTATTGGCGGTCTCGGTGTATTCATCTCGGAGGGGAAAGCGCTCGGGCGGGAGATCAAATCGATCCCGGAAGCTGTATGGTGGGCGATCGTCACCATGACCACTGTGGGGTACGGCGACTACACCCCGCACAGTCCCTTCAGTCGGACGCTGGCAGTGATCGTCATATTTGCGGGCATATCTCTCATGGCTGTCTTGAGCGGGACGGTCGCCTCCCGGCTCGTGGCCAAACGATTGCGTGCTAATCAGGGGCTTACACCGATTAAAGTGAAAGATCATATTATCATCTGCGGCTGGCATCACAAGATCGAGAGTCTGCTGAACGCTCTGTTAAGCGTAGGCGGGGCAGATAGCGCATTCCAGATCATTCTGGTTAACGAGGAACATGAGGACCGGATGCAGTCGCTCAAAAACCAGTTCGGGTACACCCGGATCAAGTATATCCGCGGTGAGTTTACCTATGAAGGAACCCTCAAACAGGCTCAGCTGGAGCATGCCCGCGCCGTTATTATTCTTCCCGCGGAGCACGCCACCGGCGTCGTCAGTGATGAAAAAACTATCCTAGCTACACTGACCATCAAAAATATGTGCCCCAGTGCCTATGTGGTGGCCTACGTCCAGGATCGGAACTCTATCACCCACGTGAAACGGGCCAATGCTGATGATGTGGTACTCGCCGATGATTTTAGCTCCTTTATCGTTGCTTCTCACGTCTTGACCCCGGGCATACCTCAAGCCGTTACCAAGCTTTTGGATTCCGCCTCTCCCCATCATTTCAGGCGGGAACCGATTTCCGGAGAATTCGTCGGCCGACCCTTTGAAGAGCTCTTTCAGCACTTCCGCCAGAAGCACGGCTGGATCACGGTCGCCCTGTACCATGAAGAGGAGCAAGCCAGCCTCACAGACTTACTCTCCGCCGACAGCTCCCAGCTGGATGCGTTTATTGAGCGAAAATTGAGGGAAACTGGCCGGGATTTATTTGAAGGCAGTCATATCTCGGTAATTGTCAATCCGGAGCCTGACCGATTGATTCGGGAAGGGGAAGGTGCCATTGTTATCCCATGA